One genomic region from Bufo bufo chromosome 3, aBufBuf1.1, whole genome shotgun sequence encodes:
- the P2RY8 gene encoding P2Y purinoceptor 8, with amino-acid sequence MDLYTLPNESHPDNVTLDMLQNKLILVALPVVYSFVTLISIPGNAISLWILIFHSKPITSSIILMINLSITDLALAVVLPFQIYYHAKGNNWIFGKELCNVVTIMFYVNMYGTILTIMLISLERYLGIIHPMKSSTWRRKRYAIGAILLIYLLLFIVLIPMESTDLTYEVKHLNITTCFDVLKWNMLPNIISWAIFIISLFFLLFLIPSIITVVCYVRIIRKLIQTSNRNGTGHERRSINLAIFVLIVFVTCFAPNNVILLVHTIVRLFYQNSYYYAYKLTLTLSCLSSCVDPFLYYFACKEFRKKALELLNCRSRSIEKSGTRRGSLFSALTFSSGQCEALENGNIHRFDNNQQASDM; translated from the coding sequence atggatttgtacACGTTACCAAATGAATCCCACCCAGACAATGTGACATTAGATATGCTTCAAAACAAACTCATCTTGGTAGCTTTACCAGTTGTGTATTCATTCGTGACTTTAATAAGCATTCCTGGAAATGCTATTTCACTTTGGATTTTGATATTTCACTCTAAACCCATCACATCTTCAATAATTCTCATGATTAACTTGAGCATTACAGACCTTGCACTTGCTGTAGTTCTTCCCTTTCAAATATACTACCATGCCAAAGGGAACAACTGGATATTCGGGAAAGAGCTTTGCAATGTGGTGACTATTATGTTTTATGTTAATATGTATGGTACAATATTAACAATCATGTTGATCAGCTTGGAGCGATACTTAGGCATTATCCACCCAATGAAATCAAGTACGTGGAGAAGAAAAAGGTACGCGATTGGAGCGATTCTTCTAATTTATCTGCTGTTGTTCATTGTATTGATCCCTATGGAGTCGACAGACCTAACATATGAAGTCAAGCATCTAAACATCACAACATGTTTTGATGTACTGAAATGGAACATGTTGCCAAATATTATATCCTGGGCAATTTTCATCATTTCacttttctttcttttgtttttaattccgTCTATAATTACTGTGGTTTGTTATGTCCGTATAATTAGAAAACTGATTCAGACATCCAATAGGAACGGCACAGGTCACGAAAGAAGATCTATCAACCTTGCTATATTTGTCCTTATAGTGTTTGTCACCTGTTTTGCACCAAACAATGTAATCCTTCTAGTGCACACAATTGTTCGGCTCTTCTATCAAAACAGTTATTACTATGCTTACAAACTGACACTTACCTTGAGTTGTTTAAGCAGTTGTGTGGACCCTTTTCTTTATTACTTTGCTTGTAAAGAATTTCGGAAGAAAGCTTTAGAGTTGTTGAATTGTAGATCACGAAGCATTGAAAAGTCTGGAACTAGGCGAGGCAGCTTGTTCTCCGCTCTGACTTTTTCCAGTGGACAGTGTGAGGCCTTAGAAAATGGGAACATCCACAGATTTGACAATAACCAGCAGGCTAGCGATATGTAG